In Fusobacterium nucleatum, the genomic stretch GTTCTGACAAAACTGGTACTCTTACTCAAAACAAGATGACAGTTAAAAAGATATTTATAAATGGAAAATTAGACAATGAATATTCTTTGGATGTAAATAAAAAAATTGATAAATTATTATTAGATAGTTTTATATTTTGTACTGATGCAACAGATACAATAGGAGATCCAACAGAAACTGCTCTTATTCATCTTACTCAAAAATATGATATGTCATTTAGAGATGAAAGAAAAGACAATAAAAGAATTTCTGAAATACCTTTTGACTCTGATAGAAAATTAATGACAGCTCTTTATGAAGATAAAAAAGGTAAATATATTGTTTTTACAAAAGGTGCTTTTGATTCTCTTGTAACTAGGTTCAAATATTTCATTGATGAAAATGGAGATATTCAAGATATAACTGAAGAATTTATTAAAAAAATTGAAAAAGTAAACAATGATTTAGCCGAAGAAGGATTAAGAGTTTTAACATTTGCATATAAATATATAGATGAAGAAAAAGATATAACAATAGAAGATGAAAATTCATATATTTTCCATGCTCTTGTAGGTATGATAGATCCACCAAGAGAGGAGTCAAAAGTTGCTGTACTAGAATGTATGAGAGCTGGAATTAAACCTGTTATGATAACTGGGGATCATAAAATCACTGCTAGAACAATAGCAAAAAATATAGGAATATTTAAAGATGGAGATATGGCTATTGATGGTGTTGAACTTGAAAAAATGTCTGAGGAGAAATTAGAAAAGTCAGTTGAAAAAATTTCAGTTTATGCAAGAGTTTCTCCTGAACATAAAATAAGAATTGTTAATGCTTGGCAAAAACTTGGTAAAATTGTTGCTATGACTGGTGATGGTGTAAATGATGCTCCGGCATTAAAAAAGGCTAATATAGGTATTGCTATGGGAATAACAGGTACAGAAGTTTCTAAAAATGCTGCTTCTATGATACTTGCTGATGACAATTTCTCTACAATAGTTAAGGCTATAATAACTGGAAGAAATGTTTATAGGAATATTAAAAATGCAATAGGCTTTCTACTTTCAGGAAATACAGCTGCTATACTTGCAGTTCTATATTCATCACTTGCTAATTTACCAGTAATATTCTCTCCTGTACAACTGTTATTCATAAACTTATTAACAGATAGTTTACCATCAATAGCAGTTGGAGTTGAGCCTAAAAATGAAGATATTTTGGATGAAAAACCAAGAGATCCTAATGAAGCAATACTGACAAAGAGATTTTCTACTAAACTGATGATAGAAGGAATTTTAATTGCTATATTTATTATAATAGCTTTTTATATAGGATTAAAAGATTCAGCATTAAAAGGTTCTACAATGGCATTTGCTACATTATGTTTAGCAAGACTATTTCATGGAATTGATTACAGAGGACAAAGAAATGTATTTGCTATTGGATTCTTTAAAAATAAATTTTCTTTAATTGCTTTTACAATAGGTTTTGCATTATTAAATTTAATCTTATTAATTCCATCAGTTTATAAAATGTTTGGAATTACAAAATTAGAACCTATTAATTTTGTACAAATTTATATACTTTCATTGATACCTACTATACTAATTCAAATTTATAAAGTTATAAAATATAGATAAAAATAAAAGGATTTAAAGTTATTAATAACTTTAAATCCTTTTATTTTAAAAACATTTAATTCCTATTTTTTCTTAGTAGCTTTTTTAGCATGTTTTCCTGCTGCTACTTTATCAGCTAAAGGTTTTCCAACTTTGAATTTAACAACTTTTTTAGCTTCAACTTTAATCATTTTTCCAGTTTGAGGATTTTTAACTTCTCTCGCACTTCTTTCTTTTACTTCCCAAGAACCAAATCCTATAAATCTTACTCCGTCACCTTTTAGTAAAGCATCTTCTATAGTTCCTAAGAAAGCGTTTACTAATCTTTCAGAATCTTTAATTTTTAATTCTCCTTTTTCAGCAAATGCATTTACAAATTCTTTTTTTGTCATTTAAATACCTCCATATATTTTATAAAAGTTAAATATTTGAACAAGAGAAGTTAATTCTCTACCTTTCTTTCGCATTCTACTATAAAAATTATTCAATGTCAAGAAAAAAATATTATATTTCAATATTTTTTTTATTAATTTATTATACAAGTAAGTGAAGCAAACATATTGCACCAATAAAAAACAATGTTATATTAAGTTTTTTAAAATCTCCTACTAATATATGAACAATTAAATAAGATAAAAATCCTAATGCCAATCCTGTACTGATACTATAAGTCAAAGGCATAGTAAATATTGTAATAAAAGCTGGGAATAAAATTTTAAAATCTGAGAAATCAAGTGCTGCTACTTGTCTAAACATAAATATTCCAACTATTATTAGTGCAGGTGCTGTTGCATAACCTGGTACTATACTAATAAGAGGAGTAAAAAATAGAGATAATAAAAATCCTAATGCAGTTACTGTTGAAGCAAGTCCTGTTCTAGCACCAGCTACAATTCCAGCAGCAGATTCAACATAGGCTGTTACTGTTGAAGTTCCCATTGAAGCTCCCATTATTGTTGAAGCAGCATCTGTGTATAACATTCTTCCAAGATTTTTTATTTCACCCTTTTCATTTACAAGCCCCATTTCTTTTGAACAACTCATAAGAGTTCCTAATGAATCAAATAAATCAACAAACATAAATGAGAATATTGGACCTATCAATGATAATTTCATTGCAGATAAAATATCTAATTTAAACATTATAGGTGCTGGACTAGGAGGTAAAGAAATTACTTTTTCAGGTAAAGCTACATCTCCAATAATAATTCCTAAAATAGTTGTTATTATAATTCCTAAAAGTATACCTCCTTTCATTCTTTTAATTTCCATTATAGCAATAATGAAAAGTCCTATTATAGAAACACAGGTAGTTTTTGTAAATTCTCCAAGCCCTACATAAGTAGCTTGATTTGCAACAACTATTCCCATAGATTTAAAACCTATAAAAGCTATAAATAAGCCTATTCCACCTCCAACTGCCAATCTTAATGGAACAGGAATAGAATTAGCTATTTTCTCTCTAATACCACCTATTGCTAAAATTAAAAAGAAACATCCTGATAAAAATACTATACCCAATGCAGTTTGCCAAGGTATTTGCTTTTCTAATGTCAATGTATAAGTAAAGAAAGCATTAAGTCCCATACCTGGTGCAAGTGCAATAGGTGAATTTGCCCATACCCCTGCTATAATTGTTCCTATAAAAGAAGCTAAACAAGTTACTGTTATTAAAGCTCCTTTATCCATTCCAGAAAGTGATAAGATAGATGGGTTTACAATTATAATATAAGCCATAGCTAAAAATGTTGTAATACCTCCCATAACTTCTCTTGAAACAGTACTGTTCCTTTCACTTATTTTAAAATAACCATCTAATAAACTCATTTTTCCCTCCTAAAATTATTTTTTGTTAAAGAAATTTGGCATTTCTAATTTAATTTCTAAATTATATAAATCTATTTTTAAATAATAAGAAAATAGATACATTATATCCTCTTTTATATTTTTTCCATATTTTGTATCTCCTACAATAGTATTTCCTATATGGTTTAACTGTGCTCTTAATTGATGTGTTCTACCTGTTTTAAGTTCTGCTTCCAATAAAGTATATTTATCATATTCTTTTATTTTCTTAAAATATGTAATAGATTTTTTATATCCATCTTTTTCAATATCTGATACTATAACTCTTTC encodes the following:
- a CDS encoding calcium-translocating P-type ATPase, PMCA-type, with the translated sequence MKHFTKSKKQLFEEFKTLSTGLTDEEVEKRRKKYGENKFIEKEKDGLIKIFFNQFKDSLVIILLVAAIISFFSGNKESSFVIVLVLILNSILGAYQTIKAQKSLDSLKKMSSPKCKVIRDYEQLEVDSSELVPGDIVVIEAGDIVPADGRVIENFSLLVNENSLTGESNSIEKTDEVLDYEDLALGDQVNMVFSGSLVNYGRAKILITETGMNTQLGKIATLLDQTEENITPLQKSLDIFGKRLTFGIVVLCVFIFGIYVYHGNTILDSLLLAVALAVAAIPESLNPIITIVLSLETEKLAKENAIVKELKSIEALGSISVICSDKTGTLTQNKMTVKKIFINGKLDNEYSLDVNKKIDKLLLDSFIFCTDATDTIGDPTETALIHLTQKYDMSFRDERKDNKRISEIPFDSDRKLMTALYEDKKGKYIVFTKGAFDSLVTRFKYFIDENGDIQDITEEFIKKIEKVNNDLAEEGLRVLTFAYKYIDEEKDITIEDENSYIFHALVGMIDPPREESKVAVLECMRAGIKPVMITGDHKITARTIAKNIGIFKDGDMAIDGVELEKMSEEKLEKSVEKISVYARVSPEHKIRIVNAWQKLGKIVAMTGDGVNDAPALKKANIGIAMGITGTEVSKNAASMILADDNFSTIVKAIITGRNVYRNIKNAIGFLLSGNTAAILAVLYSSLANLPVIFSPVQLLFINLLTDSLPSIAVGVEPKNEDILDEKPRDPNEAILTKRFSTKLMIEGILIAIFIIIAFYIGLKDSALKGSTMAFATLCLARLFHGIDYRGQRNVFAIGFFKNKFSLIAFTIGFALLNLILLIPSVYKMFGITKLEPINFVQIYILSLIPTILIQIYKVIKYR
- a CDS encoding HU family DNA-binding protein: MTKKEFVNAFAEKGELKIKDSERLVNAFLGTIEDALLKGDGVRFIGFGSWEVKERSAREVKNPQTGKMIKVEAKKVVKFKVGKPLADKVAAGKHAKKATKKK
- a CDS encoding NCS2 family permease; this translates as MSLLDGYFKISERNSTVSREVMGGITTFLAMAYIIIVNPSILSLSGMDKGALITVTCLASFIGTIIAGVWANSPIALAPGMGLNAFFTYTLTLEKQIPWQTALGIVFLSGCFFLILAIGGIREKIANSIPVPLRLAVGGGIGLFIAFIGFKSMGIVVANQATYVGLGEFTKTTCVSIIGLFIIAIMEIKRMKGGILLGIIITTILGIIIGDVALPEKVISLPPSPAPIMFKLDILSAMKLSLIGPIFSFMFVDLFDSLGTLMSCSKEMGLVNEKGEIKNLGRMLYTDAASTIMGASMGTSTVTAYVESAAGIVAGARTGLASTVTALGFLLSLFFTPLISIVPGYATAPALIIVGIFMFRQVAALDFSDFKILFPAFITIFTMPLTYSISTGLALGFLSYLIVHILVGDFKKLNITLFFIGAICLLHLLV